The Glycine soja cultivar W05 chromosome 8, ASM419377v2, whole genome shotgun sequence genome has a window encoding:
- the LOC114424268 gene encoding transcription factor DICHOTOMA-like, with translation MFPSTNYTSSGSYPRFPSSSSSSTSPYPSFTLLHPENSSSSNTFLCDPLALTYIPSHYHAPIIPETLANWAVADCAILNQDFGGALYGITNKPEKKATKKDRHSKIHTSQGLRDRRVRLSIEIARKFFDLQDMLGFDKASNTLDWLFTKSKKAIKELTRSKHSADSFEFSSSSDGEVVSTIHQDLHQQQGVDLEEGKLKEPAAYCVKAKMKESREKARARARQRTSSKVLCNISGEGKVQDLKKKCPATENPQILNQLRSPLQPPHPQDVGGEVPRDDDFNVIEESIVIRRKLKHTLMSSIHHQNAVIPKEASVNNSDYHSFPNLSPNWEANNNGANGRSTFCAIASMNLSTGLQIFGKSWEECTNPHPS, from the exons ATGTTCCCTTCCACTAATTACACCTCCTCAGGCTCTTACCCTCGTTTCCCTTCTTCATCGTCTTCTTCCACTTCACCCTACCCTTCTTTTACTCTCCTTCATCCTGAAAATTCTTCTTCCAGCAACACCTTTCTTTGCGATCCACTTGCTCTTACCTACATACCCTCTCATTACCATGCTCCAATAATCCCAGAAACACTAGCCAATTGGGCTGTTGCAGATTGTGCAATACTGAATCAGGATTTCGGTGGTGCCCTTTATGGCATCACCAATAAACCAGAGAAGAAAGCAACCAAAAAAGATAGGCACAGCAAGATTCACACATCTCAGGGTTTGAGGGACAGAAGGGTGAGGTTGTCCATTGAGATCGCACGCaagttcttcgatcttcaagaCATGTTAGGGTTTGACAAAGCCAGCAACACCCTTGACTGGCTCTTCACAAAGTCCAAGAAGGCAATCAAGGAGCTTACTCGAAGCAAGCACAGTGCTGATAGCTTCGAATTCTCCTCATCTTCGGATGGTGAAGTGGTTTCTACCATCCACCAAGACCTACACCAACAACAAGGGGTAGATTTGGAAGAGGGAAAGTTGAAAGAACCTGCAGCTTATTGTGTTAAAGCAAAGATGAAGGAATCTAGGGAAAAAGCAAGGGCAAGAGCAAGGCAAAGGACTAGTAGCAAGGTATTGTGCAACATAAGTGGCGAAGGGAAGGTGCAAGACTTGAAGAAAAAATGCCCTGCAACTGAAAACCCTCAAATCCTGAACCAATTAAGGTCACCCCTTCAGCCTCCTCATCCTCAAGATGTGGGTGGAGAAGTGCCAAGAGATGATGACTTCAATGTTATTGAGGAATCCATTGTCATCAGAAGAAAGTTGAAACACACTTTGATGTCTTCCATTCATCACCAAAACGCTGTGATCCCTAAGGAAGCAAGTGTAAACAACAGTGACTACCACTCCTTCCCCAATCTGTCTCCAAATTGGGAAGCTAATAATAATGGTGCTAATGGACGCTCCACCTTTTGTGCAATAGCCAGCATGAATCTATCTACAG GGCTTCAAATTTTTGGAAAATCTTGGGAGGAGTGCACCAATCCTCATCCAAGCTAA